One region of Culex pipiens pallens isolate TS chromosome 2, TS_CPP_V2, whole genome shotgun sequence genomic DNA includes:
- the LOC120415433 gene encoding protein obstructor-E-like: MFALTILLVTLTLAGVTPTDLPDVQCHPTDTHFVDDPRACNKYFTCYLGEPISQLCPPGFRFVESMQACYEASVEQCFPCPEQGLHFFAHPKSCGKYVMCHTGVPTEKVCSEGMLFNPAVGQCDLEERVTCEV, translated from the exons ATGTTCG CCTTAACCATCCTACTTGTTACGCTAACCCTGGCCGGAGTTACTCCCACGGACCTTCCGGACGTCCAGTGCCACCCAACAGATACGCACTTTGTGGACGACCCACGGGCGTGCAACAAGTACTTCACGTGCTACCTAGGAGAACCGATCTCGCAGCTGTGCCCGCCAGGATTCCGGTTCGTGGAGTCCATGCAGGCCTGCTATGAGGCCAGCGTTGAGCAGTGTTTTCCCTGTCCGGAGCAGGGACTGCACTTCTTTGCCCATCCCAAGTCCTGCGGGAAGTACGTGATGTGCCACACGGGAGTGCCCACCGAGAAGGTTTGCTCCGAGGGAATGTTGTTCAATCCGGCCGTTGGGCAGTGCGATCTGGAAGAGAGGGTCACCTGTGAAGTGTAG